In the genome of Chryseobacterium oryzae, one region contains:
- a CDS encoding SusD/RagB family nutrient-binding outer membrane lipoprotein, translating to MKNTLIKIASLCSLALVLSACDNRNFDEINTDTSKILNPTAGSLLPPLQYNMASVGYLRSNDFNFDIMQNVVDFPNEGNTLSRYFITENTGNGFWNNSYKWLKQTREMYNAALAQNNANYQAVALVMNAWIYSNLTDTFGDVPFSEASRVDEGITQPKFDKQKDIYVKLLNDLKAANSLFDVNKSFSDADLIYNANGSSSNVLKWKKFCNTLSLRLLTRILKKNGEVDVYTRINEIVNNPTTYPIMTSKDDTAGIDLSGTAPLLPPIARPQDFTTSRAVGEFFMETLKANNDPRLSMFFTQAKDLATNANIGYKGVPAGYAQGTVFNYQPSNVNQNLAKAPMKLLILPYAELQFILAELSLKGIISGNAQTYYENGVKSAIEQWNSVVPSNYFANPNVAYDGTLERIMLQKYVALFFVDQQQWFEKKRTGFPVLPNNGGLLNDGKLPQRLMYPTQSRILNTTNYNAAAQSIGGDNINTKVWWGL from the coding sequence ATGAAAAATACTTTAATAAAAATAGCCAGTCTTTGTTCTCTTGCATTGGTACTTTCTGCTTGCGACAATAGAAATTTTGATGAAATTAATACCGATACCAGTAAAATTCTGAATCCGACAGCGGGAAGTCTTTTGCCTCCTTTGCAATACAACATGGCTTCTGTAGGATATCTTAGATCTAATGATTTTAATTTTGATATCATGCAGAATGTAGTAGATTTTCCAAATGAAGGAAACACGCTCAGCAGATATTTTATTACAGAAAATACGGGAAACGGTTTCTGGAATAATTCTTACAAATGGCTAAAGCAGACTCGTGAAATGTACAACGCTGCATTAGCACAAAATAATGCCAATTATCAGGCAGTAGCATTGGTAATGAATGCCTGGATTTATTCTAATCTTACAGATACATTTGGAGATGTACCTTTCAGTGAAGCTTCAAGAGTAGATGAAGGAATTACACAGCCAAAATTCGATAAGCAGAAAGATATTTATGTTAAATTACTGAATGATCTGAAAGCAGCCAATTCACTTTTTGATGTGAATAAAAGCTTTTCTGATGCAGATCTTATCTACAATGCTAACGGAAGTTCTTCCAATGTTTTAAAATGGAAAAAATTCTGTAACACTTTATCGTTAAGATTGCTTACCAGAATTTTAAAAAAGAACGGAGAGGTAGATGTTTACACTCGTATTAATGAGATTGTAAACAATCCTACAACTTATCCTATTATGACGAGTAAAGACGATACTGCAGGAATCGACTTATCTGGTACAGCTCCTTTGTTGCCGCCAATTGCAAGACCTCAGGATTTTACTACTTCAAGAGCGGTGGGAGAATTTTTTATGGAAACATTAAAAGCCAACAACGATCCTAGATTATCTATGTTTTTTACTCAGGCAAAAGATTTGGCAACCAATGCTAATATTGGTTATAAAGGTGTACCTGCAGGGTATGCTCAGGGAACGGTTTTTAATTATCAGCCGTCCAATGTAAATCAGAATCTTGCAAAAGCTCCTATGAAATTGCTTATTCTTCCTTATGCTGAGCTTCAGTTTATTCTTGCTGAACTTTCCTTGAAAGGTATTATCTCCGGAAATGCACAGACATATTACGAAAATGGAGTGAAATCAGCTATTGAACAATGGAACAGTGTAGTGCCTTCAAACTATTTCGCTAATCCAAACGTAGCGTATGACGGAACATTGGAGAGAATTATGCTTCAAAAGTATGTGGCTCTGTTTTTTGTGGATCAGCAGCAGTGGTTTGAGAAAAAAAGAACAGGATTCCCGGTTTTACCTAATAACGGAGGTCTTCTGAATGACGGTAAATTGCCACAGAGATTAATGTATCCTACACAATCCCGTATTTTGAATACTACCAATTACAATGCCGCAGCTCAGTCTATTGGTGGAGATAACATTAATACCAAGGTTTGGTGGGGATTATAA
- a CDS encoding calcineurin-like phosphoesterase C-terminal domain-containing protein — MKIQYILALTMISSMALSQTSVSGYVFEDANHNQKRENKEKGIEAVAVSNGTQVVLTDKNGRYSLPVAEGQTIFVVKPSGYMTPVNQNNLPQYYYQYKPKGSPADFKYKGTAPTGELPKELNFALNKQNESKNFDILVFGDPQPYTEKQLDYFRRAIVNEAKTNKKKAVFGISLGDLVGDDLSLQKPYADVMKDMGLPWYNVMGNHDMNYDAKEDDLSDETFESNFGPANYSFNYGNVHFIILDDILYPDPRDGKGYWGGFREDQLQFIENDLKLVDKNKLVVVSLHIPLEHTNEDNFRNTDRQKLFNYLAPFQNALILSAHTHIQQQLFYGKKTGWSGAKELHEYNVGTTCGDWWSGTADEIGLPTSTMRDGTAKGYSFISFNDNQYKIKYKTAGKPDDYQIQLYVPKVIPHPSKTSAKILANFFMGSKKDKLEYRIDGGKWEEMDYNETVDSNFALSVFKWDTTPTILAGRRPSNPENSKHIWTADFPKKLSLGKHTVEVKAVDMYGNESTSSAEFDVQNAVIIP, encoded by the coding sequence ATGAAAATCCAGTATATTTTAGCACTTACGATGATTTCATCTATGGCACTTTCTCAGACTTCGGTTTCGGGATATGTGTTCGAAGATGCCAATCACAATCAAAAAAGAGAAAATAAAGAGAAAGGTATTGAAGCAGTAGCTGTTTCTAACGGAACTCAGGTGGTACTCACCGATAAAAACGGAAGATACAGTTTGCCGGTGGCAGAAGGACAGACCATATTTGTTGTAAAACCATCAGGATATATGACGCCTGTTAATCAAAATAATCTTCCTCAATATTATTATCAGTACAAACCGAAAGGTTCTCCTGCAGACTTTAAATATAAAGGAACCGCTCCAACAGGTGAATTGCCAAAAGAGCTAAATTTTGCACTCAATAAACAAAATGAAAGCAAAAATTTTGATATTTTGGTTTTCGGAGATCCACAGCCTTATACAGAAAAGCAGTTAGATTATTTCAGGAGAGCAATTGTAAATGAAGCTAAAACAAATAAGAAAAAAGCAGTTTTCGGAATCAGTCTTGGAGATTTGGTAGGAGATGATTTAAGCCTTCAGAAACCTTATGCAGATGTTATGAAAGATATGGGTTTGCCTTGGTACAATGTAATGGGAAATCATGATATGAATTACGATGCAAAAGAAGATGATTTATCCGACGAAACTTTTGAGTCTAATTTTGGTCCTGCTAATTATTCATTTAACTACGGGAATGTGCATTTCATTATTCTTGATGATATATTGTACCCGGATCCGAGAGACGGAAAAGGATATTGGGGAGGATTTCGTGAAGATCAGCTTCAGTTTATTGAAAATGATTTAAAACTGGTTGACAAAAATAAGCTTGTCGTAGTTTCTCTTCATATTCCGTTGGAGCATACCAATGAAGATAATTTTAGAAATACAGACCGCCAAAAACTGTTCAATTATCTTGCTCCTTTTCAGAATGCACTTATTCTTTCGGCTCATACCCACATTCAGCAACAGCTTTTTTACGGAAAAAAAACAGGTTGGAGTGGTGCTAAAGAATTGCACGAATACAATGTAGGAACCACTTGTGGAGACTGGTGGTCGGGTACAGCAGATGAAATTGGTTTGCCGACTTCTACAATGAGAGATGGTACTGCGAAAGGATATTCTTTTATTAGTTTTAACGATAATCAGTACAAAATAAAATACAAAACAGCGGGAAAACCTGACGATTACCAAATACAGTTATACGTTCCGAAGGTAATTCCACATCCATCCAAAACTTCGGCAAAAATTCTTGCCAATTTCTTTATGGGAAGCAAAAAAGATAAGCTGGAATACAGGATAGACGGTGGGAAATGGGAAGAAATGGATTATAACGAAACAGTAGATTCCAATTTCGCATTGTCGGTTTTCAAATGGGATACTACTCCTACAATTTTGGCGGGAAGAAGACCTTCTAATCCGGAAAATTCAAAACATATCTGGACTGCAGATTTCCCTAAAAAACTTTCTTTAGGCAAACATACTGTTGAGGTAAAAGCTGTAGATATGTACGGAAATGAGTCTACTTCATCAGCAGAATTCGATGTTCAGAATGCTGTAATTATTCCTTAA
- a CDS encoding HAD family hydrolase produces MPLKAVLFDMDGVIVDTEPLHKKAYFKTFDELEIEVSADLYSSFTGASTKKVCETLINQFNLKHSHEDIAAIKRSHFKDYFYNDEEFDLIPGVKTLIEHYYHNGIKLILASSATMTTINMVFEKFDLEKYFGGKISGADLKESKPHPEVFQIAAKLAQEPTENCMVIEDSTNGILAAKRAGIFCAAYKSLHSLNQSYDLADIVVSDYNELFLDKISGYFS; encoded by the coding sequence ATGCCTTTAAAAGCAGTACTGTTCGATATGGACGGCGTAATTGTAGATACAGAACCTCTTCACAAAAAAGCCTATTTTAAAACTTTTGACGAACTGGAAATTGAAGTTTCAGCAGATTTGTATTCTTCATTTACGGGTGCATCTACCAAAAAAGTTTGTGAAACTTTAATCAATCAATTCAATTTAAAGCATTCTCACGAAGATATTGCCGCCATTAAAAGAAGTCATTTTAAAGATTATTTTTATAATGATGAGGAATTTGATCTTATCCCGGGAGTGAAAACTTTAATTGAACATTATTACCATAACGGAATTAAACTTATTCTGGCTTCTTCTGCAACCATGACTACCATAAACATGGTCTTTGAGAAATTTGATCTGGAAAAATATTTCGGAGGAAAAATAAGCGGTGCAGATTTGAAAGAGTCTAAACCTCACCCTGAAGTTTTTCAGATTGCCGCAAAATTAGCCCAAGAACCTACGGAAAACTGTATGGTAATTGAAGATTCTACCAACGGAATTTTGGCTGCAAAACGTGCAGGAATTTTCTGTGCTGCCTATAAAAGTTTACATTCTCTAAACCAGAGTTATGATTTGGCTGATATTGTAGTATCTGACTACAATGAACTTTTTTTGGATAAAATTTCAGGTTATTTCAGTTGA
- the speB gene encoding agmatinase: MKTYAGIPEENASLENSKVVLVTVPYDGTSTWGKGADKGPELFLDASENMELYDIETGTEPYLEGVFLAGEVAENSTPEAMTEAVYQKTKELLKTDKLFTLFGGEHSVSIGSIRAVGEKYDNLTVLQLDAHTDLRPDFHGSTSNHACAVFEANQKHNLVQVGIRSMDAEENQYLPEGRVFFAHEIANNENWVNDVLEKVSGNVYITIDLDAFDPSIAPSTGTPEPGGLQWYPTLELLRKVFEKCNVVAFDIVELMDSPYSKPTAFLAAKLYYKMLAYYHINKD, from the coding sequence ATGAAAACATACGCAGGAATTCCTGAAGAAAACGCTTCATTAGAAAATTCAAAAGTGGTTTTGGTGACTGTTCCTTACGATGGAACTTCAACTTGGGGAAAAGGTGCCGATAAAGGCCCGGAATTGTTCTTGGATGCTTCCGAAAATATGGAACTTTACGACATAGAAACAGGCACCGAACCTTATCTTGAAGGAGTATTTCTTGCAGGAGAAGTTGCAGAAAATTCTACTCCGGAAGCGATGACAGAAGCTGTTTATCAAAAAACAAAAGAGCTTTTGAAAACAGATAAGCTGTTTACACTTTTTGGCGGAGAACATTCGGTTTCTATCGGTTCTATTCGTGCTGTAGGAGAGAAGTATGATAATTTAACGGTACTTCAGTTAGATGCACATACAGATTTGCGTCCAGATTTTCACGGTTCTACTTCTAACCATGCGTGTGCGGTTTTTGAGGCTAATCAGAAACATAATTTGGTTCAGGTGGGAATCCGTTCGATGGATGCAGAAGAAAATCAATATTTACCGGAAGGAAGAGTATTTTTTGCTCACGAAATTGCCAACAACGAAAACTGGGTTAACGATGTATTAGAAAAAGTTTCAGGAAATGTATATATTACGATAGATTTGGATGCTTTCGATCCTTCTATTGCTCCGTCTACAGGAACTCCGGAACCGGGCGGTTTACAATGGTATCCAACGTTGGAATTGCTGAGAAAAGTATTCGAAAAATGTAACGTAGTTGCTTTTGATATTGTTGAATTGATGGATTCACCTTATTCTAAACCTACAGCATTTTTAGCAGCAAAATTATATTATAAGATGTTGGCATATTATCACATCAACAAAGATTAA
- a CDS encoding bifunctional helix-turn-helix domain-containing protein/methylated-DNA--[protein]-cysteine S-methyltransferase: MSEQKEFDYQRIAKAIDFIRENFKMQPNLDEIAEKVNLSPAHFQKMFSDWAGTSPKKFLQFISLEHAKNLLKNDKATLFDVTLSTGLSSTSRLHDLFVKMEGMTPAEYKNGGKNLKINYSFFESPFGKMIAASTHKGICYMAFEEENDKALGDLYVKFPNASFFECKDDFQDNALSIFNKDWSQLNTIKLHLKGTDFQLKVWESLFTIPMGKLSTYGNLAEKIGNPKASRAVGTAIGSNPVAFLIPCHRVIQSSGKIGGYMWGSERKELMIGWESSHIYPDSI, translated from the coding sequence ATGTCCGAGCAGAAAGAGTTTGATTATCAGAGAATTGCAAAAGCGATAGACTTCATTAGAGAAAATTTCAAAATGCAGCCTAATCTGGATGAAATTGCCGAAAAAGTAAATCTTAGTCCGGCTCATTTTCAGAAAATGTTTTCGGATTGGGCAGGAACCAGTCCGAAGAAATTTCTCCAGTTCATCAGTTTAGAACATGCCAAAAATTTGCTGAAAAACGACAAAGCAACGCTGTTTGATGTTACTTTAAGTACCGGACTATCCAGTACAAGCAGATTACACGATCTTTTTGTGAAAATGGAAGGAATGACACCGGCAGAATACAAAAACGGCGGAAAAAACTTGAAAATAAATTACAGCTTCTTCGAAAGTCCTTTCGGGAAAATGATTGCAGCTTCTACACATAAAGGAATCTGTTACATGGCATTCGAAGAAGAAAATGATAAAGCATTGGGAGATTTATATGTTAAATTTCCCAATGCTTCTTTTTTTGAATGCAAAGATGATTTTCAGGATAATGCATTGTCTATTTTCAATAAAGACTGGTCTCAATTAAATACCATTAAACTACATTTGAAAGGAACAGATTTTCAGCTTAAAGTCTGGGAGAGTTTGTTTACTATTCCAATGGGAAAACTGTCGACTTACGGTAATCTGGCGGAAAAAATAGGAAATCCTAAAGCTTCAAGAGCTGTCGGAACTGCCATTGGCAGTAATCCTGTTGCATTTCTCATTCCATGTCACAGAGTAATTCAGTCTTCAGGGAAAATAGGCGGATATATGTGGGGAAGTGAAAGAAAAGAATTGATGATTGGTTGGGAAAGTTCACATATTTATCCTGATTCAATTTAA
- a CDS encoding alpha-ketoglutarate-dependent dioxygenase AlkB family protein has product MNGLFDDIQDFPISILPKDGKTEYYGKIFNEEECGKYYQYLLNQIPWENDEAIIFGKLIITKRKVAWFGEKAFEYTYSNRTKLAKIWTPELLVLKQKCEKISGETYNSCLLNLYHDGSEGMAYHSDGEKDLKKNGAIASLTFGAERKFSFKHKQTKERIDILLENGSLLVMKDNTQENWLHRLPPTSKINFPRINLTFRTIEN; this is encoded by the coding sequence ATGAACGGTTTGTTTGATGATATTCAGGATTTCCCGATCAGTATTCTTCCCAAAGATGGAAAAACCGAATATTACGGGAAAATTTTCAACGAAGAAGAATGCGGAAAATATTACCAATATTTGTTGAATCAGATTCCTTGGGAAAATGATGAGGCAATCATTTTTGGGAAATTAATCATCACAAAAAGAAAAGTAGCGTGGTTTGGGGAAAAAGCGTTTGAATATACCTATTCTAACCGAACAAAATTGGCTAAAATATGGACTCCCGAATTGCTGGTTCTGAAGCAGAAGTGTGAGAAAATTTCTGGTGAAACGTATAATTCCTGTCTTCTCAATTTATATCATGATGGCAGCGAAGGAATGGCATATCACAGTGATGGCGAAAAAGATTTAAAGAAAAACGGAGCCATTGCATCGCTAACTTTTGGTGCAGAAAGGAAATTTTCGTTTAAGCATAAACAGACCAAGGAACGAATAGACATTTTACTGGAAAACGGAAGTTTACTGGTGATGAAAGATAATACACAGGAAAATTGGCTTCACAGACTTCCGCCAACTTCAAAAATTAATTTTCCAAGGATAAATCTTACTTTCAGAACAATCGAAAACTGA
- a CDS encoding polyprenyl synthetase family protein has protein sequence MANIVEEIKRPINEEMKLFEQKFYESMQSKVPLLDKVTRFIVTTKGKQMRPMFVFLCAKLTGNVNEKTYRGASMIELIHTATLVHDDVVDESFKRRNFFSINALWKNKIAVLVGDFLLSKAVLLSTDHKDYDLLSVISRTIREMSEGELLQLEKARKLDITEDVYYEIIRQKTATLIAACCEIGALSNGVDEALAKKMMDFGTFTGMAFQIKDDLFDYLSSNIIGKPVGIDIKEQKMTLPLIHTLKIANETERKYYFDTIKRYNNDQKRVKELISFVKSSGGLDYAVQVMKDFQQKAKNILDEFPDSEPKKSLHLMLDYVIERKF, from the coding sequence GTGGCAAACATTGTAGAAGAAATCAAGAGACCGATCAATGAAGAAATGAAACTTTTCGAGCAGAAGTTTTATGAATCTATGCAGAGCAAAGTTCCTTTGTTGGATAAAGTTACCCGTTTTATCGTAACAACAAAAGGAAAGCAAATGCGTCCCATGTTCGTATTTCTCTGTGCCAAACTTACAGGTAATGTTAACGAAAAAACATATCGCGGAGCATCTATGATTGAGCTTATTCATACTGCAACACTCGTGCATGATGATGTGGTAGATGAAAGTTTCAAAAGACGTAATTTCTTTTCGATAAATGCATTATGGAAGAATAAAATTGCTGTTTTAGTAGGCGATTTTCTCCTTTCGAAGGCGGTTTTGCTTTCAACAGATCATAAAGATTATGATTTGCTGAGCGTTATTTCAAGAACAATTCGCGAAATGTCTGAAGGGGAACTTCTGCAGTTGGAAAAAGCCAGAAAACTGGATATTACGGAAGATGTCTATTACGAAATTATCAGGCAGAAAACGGCTACTCTTATCGCAGCCTGTTGTGAAATAGGGGCACTTTCTAACGGTGTAGACGAAGCTTTGGCGAAAAAAATGATGGATTTCGGAACATTTACCGGCATGGCATTTCAGATTAAAGACGATTTGTTTGATTATTTAAGTTCGAATATTATCGGTAAACCTGTAGGAATCGATATTAAAGAACAAAAAATGACTCTTCCTCTTATCCATACTCTCAAAATTGCAAACGAAACCGAAAGGAAGTATTATTTTGATACCATAAAACGTTACAACAACGATCAGAAAAGGGTTAAAGAACTTATTTCATTCGTAAAAAGTTCTGGTGGTTTAGATTATGCCGTTCAGGTAATGAAAGATTTTCAGCAAAAAGCCAAAAATATTTTGGATGAATTTCCGGATTCTGAGCCTAAAAAATCTCTACATCTTATGTTAGATTACGTTATTGAAAGAAAATTTTAG
- a CDS encoding alpha-ketoacid dehydrogenase subunit alpha/beta, with protein sequence MQTTYIETQQISFQDFKNQILEDYKLGRISREMSYLGRREVLTGKAKFGIFGDGKELPQLAMAKVFKNGDFRSGYYRDQTFALAVNALSVESFFAQLYADTSVEREPASAGRQMNGHFATRSLNEDGSWKDLTAQKNISSDISPTAGQMPRLLGLAQASKIYKSVQFEGSEKFSKDGNEIAFGTIGDASTAEGHFWETLNAACALQVPMIVSIWDDGYGISVPTMKQRAKADIAEMLSGFQRKEGEFQGCEIIQVKAWDYPALLDAFARAEQFARTESVPVVVHVIEVTQPQGHSTSGSHERYKNEERLAWESQFDGLVKFREWILNYSIEIEGKEEVLATTEELDAIDEEAKKIVKAGQKQAWENYQKTITDLMSSVLPLVENLKSHNSEIESYISQFNKLVSKAKKDIFHLVRKSLLATRGTNSSERNLLMQKYNEIFEVEKDNYSSHLYSQSQWKAENVKEIKPVFSDASETVDGRVVIRNNFDKIFEKYPETLVFGEDAGNIGDVNQGLEGMQEKYGELRVADTGIREATILGQGIGMAMRGLRPIAEIQYLDYILYCLQGMSDDLATVQYRTKGGQKAPVIIRTRGHRLEGVWHSGSPMAGILNLSKGILVLVPRNLTKAAGFYNTMLQSDDPAVIVECLNGYRLKEKQPDNLGEFTVPVGKIEVTKEGKDVTLVTYGSTWRIVMEAAEELEKLGISAEVIDVQSLIPFDLTHEIAESVKKTNRLVVIDEDVEGGTSAFIAQQILEKQKAFRYLDSDPMTISANNHRPAYASDGDYFSKPSADDMVEKIYAMFNETNPQKYPAIY encoded by the coding sequence ATGCAGACAACCTATATTGAAACTCAGCAAATTTCCTTTCAGGACTTTAAAAATCAGATTCTTGAAGATTATAAACTCGGAAGAATTTCCCGTGAGATGTCTTATCTCGGACGAAGAGAAGTACTTACCGGAAAGGCTAAATTCGGGATTTTTGGGGACGGTAAAGAACTTCCGCAACTTGCAATGGCAAAAGTTTTTAAAAATGGCGACTTCCGTTCAGGGTATTACAGAGATCAGACCTTTGCACTTGCTGTAAATGCTTTGTCTGTAGAGAGTTTCTTTGCACAGTTATATGCAGATACAAGTGTTGAAAGAGAACCTGCTTCTGCTGGAAGACAGATGAACGGGCACTTTGCTACAAGAAGTTTAAATGAAGACGGAAGCTGGAAAGATTTAACGGCTCAGAAAAATATATCTTCAGATATTTCGCCTACTGCAGGACAAATGCCAAGATTGTTAGGTTTAGCTCAGGCTTCAAAAATATATAAATCTGTACAGTTTGAAGGTTCAGAAAAATTCTCGAAAGATGGTAACGAAATAGCTTTTGGAACCATTGGTGATGCTTCTACTGCAGAAGGTCATTTTTGGGAAACATTGAATGCTGCATGTGCACTACAGGTTCCGATGATTGTTTCTATTTGGGACGATGGATATGGGATTTCTGTTCCTACAATGAAGCAGAGAGCAAAAGCAGATATTGCTGAAATGCTAAGCGGTTTCCAGAGAAAAGAAGGAGAATTTCAGGGTTGCGAAATTATTCAGGTGAAAGCTTGGGATTATCCTGCATTATTGGATGCTTTTGCAAGAGCAGAGCAGTTTGCAAGAACAGAAAGTGTTCCGGTTGTAGTTCACGTTATTGAAGTAACGCAGCCACAAGGTCACTCTACATCTGGTTCTCACGAAAGATATAAAAATGAAGAACGTTTGGCTTGGGAATCTCAGTTTGACGGATTGGTGAAATTCAGAGAATGGATTTTAAATTATTCCATAGAAATTGAAGGCAAAGAAGAAGTTTTGGCAACTACAGAAGAATTGGATGCAATTGACGAAGAAGCCAAAAAAATAGTGAAAGCCGGACAAAAACAGGCGTGGGAAAACTATCAGAAAACTATTACAGATTTAATGAGCTCGGTTTTACCTCTTGTTGAAAATCTTAAAAGCCATAACTCTGAAATTGAAAGTTATATTTCCCAATTCAACAAATTGGTTTCTAAAGCGAAGAAAGATATTTTCCATTTGGTAAGAAAGTCTCTTTTGGCAACAAGAGGAACAAACTCTTCGGAGAGAAATTTGTTGATGCAGAAATACAACGAAATTTTTGAAGTTGAAAAAGATAATTATTCTTCTCATTTGTACTCTCAGTCACAATGGAAAGCTGAAAATGTTAAAGAAATTAAACCTGTTTTCTCAGACGCTTCAGAAACTGTAGACGGAAGAGTAGTAATTAGAAATAATTTTGATAAAATATTCGAAAAATACCCTGAAACTCTGGTTTTTGGTGAAGATGCCGGAAATATTGGTGATGTAAACCAAGGTTTGGAAGGCATGCAGGAAAAATACGGTGAACTTCGTGTTGCCGATACAGGAATTCGCGAAGCTACAATTTTAGGACAGGGAATTGGTATGGCAATGAGAGGTTTAAGACCTATTGCCGAAATTCAGTATTTAGATTATATTTTGTACTGTTTACAAGGGATGAGTGATGATTTGGCTACAGTTCAGTACAGAACAAAAGGAGGTCAGAAAGCTCCGGTAATTATCAGAACAAGAGGTCACAGATTAGAAGGAGTTTGGCATTCTGGTTCTCCAATGGCAGGGATTTTAAACCTTTCTAAAGGGATTTTGGTTTTGGTACCAAGAAACTTAACAAAAGCTGCAGGATTTTATAACACAATGCTTCAAAGTGATGATCCGGCAGTAATTGTAGAATGTTTAAATGGTTACAGACTAAAAGAGAAGCAGCCCGATAATTTAGGTGAATTTACCGTTCCTGTAGGAAAAATTGAAGTTACAAAAGAAGGAAAAGATGTAACTTTAGTAACTTATGGCTCTACATGGAGAATTGTAATGGAAGCTGCGGAAGAGTTAGAAAAATTAGGAATTTCTGCTGAAGTAATCGATGTTCAGTCGTTAATTCCTTTCGATTTAACACACGAAATTGCTGAATCTGTAAAGAAAACAAACAGATTGGTTGTTATAGATGAAGATGTGGAAGGCGGAACTTCAGCTTTTATTGCTCAACAGATTTTAGAGAAACAAAAGGCATTCAGATACTTAGATTCGGATCCAATGACAATATCTGCCAACAATCACAGACCTGCTTATGCCAGTGATGGAGATTATTTCAGCAAACCTTCTGCAGATGATATGGTGGAAAAAATCTATGCTATGTTTAATGAAACAAATCCACAGAAATATCCTGCGATATACTAA
- a CDS encoding ribonuclease domain-containing protein, whose protein sequence is MNSKIRSVMFACLGLLFGMSVMYVYNNFIAEKKAENTTINDVRYGETKNTDEYNNSQNFNDITELTEENKVISYVKENHHLPEYYITKSEAKKQGWNPSQGNLCEVLPGKAIGGDYFGNREGRLPKDEKYFEADVNYSCGNRNADRIIFTKNGDVYLTKDHYRSFEKK, encoded by the coding sequence ATGAACAGTAAAATCCGTTCTGTTATGTTTGCATGTCTCGGATTGCTTTTCGGGATGTCTGTAATGTATGTTTATAATAATTTTATTGCAGAAAAAAAGGCAGAAAATACAACGATAAATGATGTAAGATACGGTGAAACGAAAAATACTGATGAGTATAATAATTCTCAGAATTTTAATGATATTACTGAACTAACAGAAGAAAATAAAGTAATTTCTTATGTAAAAGAGAACCACCATCTTCCGGAATACTACATTACAAAATCTGAGGCTAAGAAACAAGGCTGGAATCCTTCTCAAGGCAATCTTTGTGAAGTTTTACCAGGGAAAGCTATTGGTGGAGATTATTTTGGCAATAGAGAAGGAAGGCTTCCTAAAGATGAAAAATATTTTGAAGCAGATGTAAATTACAGTTGCGGAAACAGAAATGCAGACCGTATTATTTTCACTAAAAATGGTGATGTGTACTTAACTAAAGATCATTACAGGAGTTTTGAAAAGAAATAG
- a CDS encoding barstar family protein: MKTTYIDFAEIGDYEDFYTQLKEKVKLPEYFGDNLDALADVITGELEMPFHLEFVNMSVDQLENFEDLLNTLEDLEEESEGFSFAYYLEQYEDDEDDTE; this comes from the coding sequence ATGAAAACAACATATATCGACTTTGCAGAAATAGGAGATTACGAAGATTTTTACACCCAACTGAAAGAAAAAGTAAAACTTCCGGAATATTTTGGAGATAATTTGGATGCACTTGCAGACGTAATTACAGGAGAGCTGGAAATGCCATTTCATCTTGAATTTGTTAATATGAGTGTAGATCAGCTGGAAAACTTTGAAGATCTTCTCAATACGCTGGAAGATTTGGAAGAAGAATCTGAAGGTTTTTCTTTTGCTTATTATCTTGAGCAATATGAAGATGATGAAGACGATACCGAATAA